In the Molothrus aeneus isolate 106 chromosome 28, BPBGC_Maene_1.0, whole genome shotgun sequence genome, one interval contains:
- the GSDMA gene encoding gasdermin-A has product MFKKLTKFIVNQMDPCKELVPVESIADNEHFRPLYLLKKKSKPKTIFHRAPYYQRTGFTLDDVLLPGENGKSIESLHQECSQFTLTKVSADQADGGLSISFDPTNVELKGGASLSKEFSIMPQKKSISLESLEALRREREINMDHSFIRQLQRTDIKLCVVTEILEASEEAVYKESTKADGGFKAKFYASLCAQSNREDKQSIVIPKGCTLAFRTIPLHIRDGAWDLDYFPAEAVRKQTYVADGPSAGKLGQVMTEVQYFCQIFPELSPDLLLIILNTIKAVMRDKNLLQELSQKMEEVTEQNDGYELRTESPDLKELFSILQQSPRHHLLLLAEGITYILDALHELTEDQLLLLLESLERKIVSQQLNLVENLLKHDLDKGEETFLVDANVLFSQEEEQMLTIALVELSGVQLQEDGSVTPRDKPSEAVAALFVALYALNFLSGSRSLALPREPL; this is encoded by the exons ATGTTTAAAAAACTCACCAAATTCATTGTAAATCAAATGGATCCATGCAAAGAACTGGTCCCTGTCGAAAGCATCGCAGACAATGAGCACTTCAGGCCTCTCtatctactgaaaaaaaaaagcaaaccaaaaaccaTATTTCACCGAGCTCCCTACTACCAGAGGACAGGCTTCACACTGGAtgatgtgctgctgcctggagaaaatgGTAAAAGCATAG AGTCCCTCCATCAAGAATGCAGCCAATTTACTCTCACAAAAGTCAGCGCTGACCAAGCTGATGGAGGTCTCAGCATTTCATTTGACCCTACAAATGTGGAGCTGAAAGGAGGTGCCTCCTTGTCCAAAGAGTTTTCCATTATGCCACAGAAGAAGAGCATATCACTGGAATCACTGGAGGCACTGAGAAGAGAAAG GGAAATCAACATGGATCATTCCTTCATCCGACAGCTCCAGAGAACAGACATCAAGCTCTGTGTGGTCACTGAAATCCTCGAGGCCTCAGAGGAGGCCGTCTACAAGGAATCCACCAAGGCAGATGGGGGCTTCAAGGCCAAATTTTATGCTTCACTCTGTGCACAG AGCAACAGGGAGGACAAACAAAGCATAGTGATACCCAAGGGCTGCACGCTGGCCTTCAGGACCATCCCACTACACATCAGAGATGGAGCATGGG ATCTGGATTATTTCCCAGcagaagctgtgagaaagcaaACTTATGTAGCTGATG GTCCCTCAGCAGGAAAATTAGGACAAGTGATGACAGAAGTTCAATATTTCTGCCAAATTTTCCCCGAGTTGTCTCCTGACCTGCTGCTCATCATCTTAAACACCATCAAAGCTGTGATGAGAGACAAGAACCTCCTTCAAGAGCTCAGCCAGAAA ATGGAAGAAGTTACTGAGCAAAATGATGGTTATGAGCTGAGAACTGAGAGCCCAGACTTAAAAGAACTGTTCAGCATCTTACAGCAATCCCCAAGACATCATCTCCTTCTGCTGGCAGAAGGAATCACCTACATCCTTGACGCTTTGCATG AGTTAACGGAggatcagctgctgctgctgctggaatccTTGGAAAGGAAGATTGTGTCCCAACAGCTGAACCTG GTTGAAAATCTCCTGAAACACGACCTGGATAAGGGGGAGGAGACTTTTCTTGTGGATGCCAACGTGCTCTTCTCACAGGAGGAGGAACAGATGTTAACCATTGCCTTGGTGGAGCTTAGTGGAGTGCAGCTCCAGGAAGATGGATCAGTTACCCCTAGGGATAAACCCTCTGAGGCCGTGGCAGCCTTGTTTGTGGCCCTGTATGCCCTTAACTTCCTGAGTGGTTCCAggtccctggccctgcccagggaaCCCCTCTGA